One Gemmatimonadota bacterium DNA window includes the following coding sequences:
- the recA gene encoding recombinase RecA, whose product MNDNDPGREKALSGAISQIERQFGKGSIIRMGDENPQLSVESIPTGSLTLDLALGIGGVPRGRVVEIYGNESSGKTTLAKHIVAEAQKLGGMAAFIDAEHALDIRYARALGVDMDKLLIHQPDTGEQALDVAEILVRSGGVDVIVIDSVAALVPRAEIEGEMGDSHVGLQARLMSQALRKLTSVINRSRTCLIFINQIRQKIGVMYGNPETTTGGLALKFYSSVRIEVRRIGNIKGDDASAGIQVRGTVKKNKLAAPFREAQFDIIYGEGISKESDLIELGVNNGIIEKSGTWFSYNDERLGQGRENVRQLLREQRELAGEIEEKVRAIFAPPGQDESVENNGVAGKPAARPEPSVKRR is encoded by the coding sequence ATGAACGATAACGATCCGGGAAGGGAGAAGGCGCTGAGCGGCGCCATCTCGCAGATAGAACGGCAGTTCGGCAAGGGTTCCATCATCAGGATGGGAGACGAGAACCCCCAACTGTCTGTCGAGTCCATACCAACGGGGTCCCTGACCCTCGATCTGGCGTTGGGCATCGGCGGTGTGCCCCGTGGACGCGTGGTGGAGATCTACGGAAACGAGTCCTCCGGCAAGACCACGCTGGCCAAGCATATCGTGGCCGAGGCGCAGAAACTGGGCGGGATGGCCGCCTTCATCGACGCGGAACACGCGCTGGACATCCGCTATGCGCGGGCCCTCGGCGTGGACATGGACAAACTGCTCATCCATCAGCCGGATACGGGCGAGCAGGCCCTCGACGTGGCCGAGATCCTGGTCCGCAGCGGCGGTGTGGATGTGATTGTCATCGACTCGGTCGCCGCGCTGGTCCCGAGGGCCGAAATAGAAGGAGAGATGGGTGATTCCCATGTCGGTCTGCAGGCCCGCCTGATGTCGCAGGCGCTGCGGAAGCTGACCTCGGTGATCAACCGGTCCAGGACCTGCCTGATCTTCATCAACCAGATCCGCCAGAAAATCGGGGTAATGTACGGCAATCCGGAAACGACGACCGGTGGGCTGGCCCTGAAGTTCTATTCCTCGGTCCGGATCGAGGTGCGTAGAATCGGGAACATCAAGGGGGACGACGCCTCGGCGGGCATCCAGGTACGGGGTACCGTAAAGAAGAACAAGCTGGCTGCGCCCTTTCGCGAGGCGCAGTTTGATATCATCTACGGGGAAGGGATCTCCAAAGAGAGCGACCTGATCGAACTCGGGGTCAATAACGGCATCATAGAAAAGAGCGGGACCTGGTTTTCCTACAATGACGAAAGGCTCGGGCAGGGCCGCGAGAACGTGCGGCAGTTGCTCAGGGAACAGCGGGAACTCGCCGGGGAGATCGAAGAGAAAGTCCGTGCGATATTCGCACCTCCGGGCCAGGACGAATCCGTCGAAAACAACGGAGTCGCCGGGAAACCGGCCGCCCGTCCCGAACCCTCGGTAAAGCGGCGCTGA